A region from the Haloarcula limicola genome encodes:
- a CDS encoding fumarylacetoacetate hydrolase family protein codes for MKRVRFRDSAGNVRGGRWTVEDGEPKVTAAAGPYGRIAFGDESYSPEEVDILPPCEPTKIVCVGRNYADHADEMGNDLPDRPLLFLKGPNAVASHGKNLTMPSGKDRIDHEAELAVVIGEQCKNVSESGAMDVVAGYTCLNDISNRDDQEKEQNWVRGKAFDNACPIGPLVATPEHVPDDASIECRVNGETRQSSSRDHLIFSVEELIAEITEYMTLEPGDVIATGTPEGVGPLEDGDEVEIEVEGIGTLKHSVKIP; via the coding sequence ATGAAGCGCGTTCGATTCCGCGACTCCGCGGGGAACGTCCGGGGCGGTCGCTGGACCGTCGAGGACGGGGAGCCCAAGGTCACCGCGGCCGCCGGGCCGTACGGCCGTATCGCCTTCGGCGACGAGAGCTACTCGCCCGAAGAGGTGGACATCCTCCCGCCGTGTGAACCGACCAAGATCGTCTGCGTCGGCCGCAACTACGCCGACCACGCCGACGAGATGGGCAACGACCTGCCGGACCGGCCGTTGCTGTTCCTGAAGGGGCCCAACGCCGTCGCCTCGCACGGCAAGAACCTCACGATGCCGTCAGGCAAGGACCGCATCGACCACGAGGCGGAACTCGCCGTCGTCATCGGCGAGCAGTGCAAGAACGTCAGCGAGTCCGGGGCGATGGACGTCGTCGCGGGCTACACCTGCCTCAACGACATCTCGAACCGCGACGACCAGGAAAAGGAGCAGAACTGGGTCCGCGGGAAGGCCTTCGACAACGCCTGTCCCATCGGCCCGCTCGTCGCCACGCCGGAGCACGTCCCCGACGACGCCAGCATCGAGTGCCGCGTCAACGGCGAGACCAGGCAGTCCTCCTCGCGCGACCACCTCATCTTCTCCGTCGAGGAGCTCATCGCCGAGATCACCGAATACATGACGCTCGAACCCGGCGACGTCATCGCCACCGGGACGCCGGAGGGCGTCGGCCCGCTCGAAGACGGCGACGAGGTGGAGATCGAGGTCGAGGGCATCGGCACGCTGAAACATTCCGTGAAGATTCCCTGA
- a CDS encoding GMC family oxidoreductase — protein MDREPTRRADVCVVGAGPAGALVASRLASDGYDVVVLEAGPRFDFSDRQERMEESIRPAHRGSVWEMGGQRDAFSASGERYYPLNVSRVKGVGGSTLHWQGMVMRLHPSDFEGSHGNGDPAWPIGYEDLRPYYAEAEKAMGVAGDADNPFAPPREEPYPMAGFPPSYSDSLFAEACESLGITMHGVPNARNSESYDGRGPCVGYGTCQPVCPSGAKYDASVHIEDAEEAGATVLDRVPVQRLETDGEGRVTAAVYATPDGTERRQEAREFVLAAGGVEIPRLLLLSRSEDHPDGLANSSGAVGRYFMDHLFAGAGGTLDERTRQNHVGFITSECHQFYDDPGRAVERVGDGETVVPASDEPFSPIKLEFLNYAGPSPVELALSADDWGDELLGDLREAYGNSIAMGGLVGQPPRRENRVTLDTSTTDDHGNPVPDIQWSWGPRAKRTMARTNDIQHAVLSELGVDISWTAGPESGGSGPAYHHMGTTRMGTDPEESVVNPQLRTYDVANLSIASSSVFITAGSMNPTLTIAALALKCADHVDERL, from the coding sequence ATGGACAGAGAGCCGACTCGCCGAGCCGACGTCTGCGTCGTCGGTGCCGGGCCGGCGGGTGCGCTCGTCGCCAGCCGTCTCGCCAGCGACGGCTACGACGTAGTCGTCTTAGAAGCCGGGCCGCGGTTCGACTTTTCGGACCGGCAGGAACGGATGGAGGAGTCTATCCGTCCGGCTCATCGGGGGTCGGTGTGGGAGATGGGCGGCCAGCGCGACGCCTTCTCGGCCAGCGGCGAGCGGTACTACCCGCTCAACGTCTCGCGGGTGAAGGGCGTCGGCGGGTCCACGCTCCACTGGCAGGGGATGGTGATGCGACTACACCCGTCGGATTTCGAGGGGAGCCACGGCAACGGCGATCCGGCGTGGCCCATCGGCTACGAGGACCTGCGGCCGTACTACGCCGAGGCGGAGAAGGCGATGGGCGTCGCGGGCGACGCGGACAACCCGTTCGCGCCGCCGCGAGAGGAACCGTATCCGATGGCGGGCTTCCCTCCCTCCTACAGCGACTCGCTGTTCGCCGAGGCCTGCGAGTCCCTCGGTATCACGATGCACGGCGTCCCCAACGCCCGCAACTCCGAGTCCTACGACGGCCGCGGTCCCTGCGTCGGCTACGGCACCTGCCAGCCGGTGTGTCCCTCCGGGGCGAAGTACGACGCGAGCGTCCATATCGAGGACGCGGAGGAAGCGGGCGCGACGGTGCTCGACCGCGTACCGGTCCAGCGCCTCGAAACCGACGGCGAGGGCCGGGTCACCGCGGCCGTCTACGCGACGCCGGACGGCACCGAACGCCGGCAGGAAGCGCGGGAGTTCGTCCTCGCGGCCGGCGGCGTCGAGATCCCGCGCCTGTTGCTCCTCTCGCGCTCCGAGGACCACCCCGACGGTCTCGCCAACTCCTCGGGAGCGGTCGGCCGGTACTTCATGGACCACCTCTTCGCCGGTGCGGGCGGGACGCTCGACGAGCGCACGAGACAGAACCACGTCGGCTTCATCACCAGCGAGTGCCACCAGTTCTACGACGACCCCGGACGGGCCGTCGAACGAGTCGGCGACGGCGAGACGGTCGTGCCGGCCAGCGACGAGCCGTTCTCGCCGATCAAACTGGAGTTCCTGAACTACGCTGGCCCGTCGCCCGTCGAACTGGCGCTCTCGGCCGACGACTGGGGCGACGAGCTACTGGGCGACCTGCGCGAAGCGTACGGCAACAGCATCGCGATGGGCGGCCTCGTCGGTCAGCCGCCCAGAAGGGAGAACCGAGTGACGCTCGACACTTCGACCACCGACGACCACGGCAACCCCGTCCCCGACATCCAGTGGTCGTGGGGGCCGCGCGCGAAGCGGACGATGGCCCGAACGAACGACATCCAGCACGCCGTCCTCTCGGAGCTGGGCGTCGATATCAGTTGGACCGCCGGCCCGGAGAGCGGCGGGTCCGGCCCGGCGTACCATCATATGGGGACGACGCGGATGGGCACCGACCCCGAGGAGAGCGTCGTGAACCCGCAGTTGCGGACCTACG
- a CDS encoding prephenate dehydrogenase/arogenate dehydrogenase family protein, giving the protein MNVLVVGAGSMGEWFARTMRDHTDATLAFTDTDSDAARRAAEAVGGRAVPTDTDGPFDVICIAVPMPVAEVAIEEYAPRATEAIVDVTGSMAAPLSAMAAAAPETQRASLHPLFAPENAPGNVAVVTDAGGDAVDVVVGALAAAGNDTFETTPEEHDEAMETVQAGAHAAVLAYALAAADVPERFHTPVSAGMADLVEQVTGGDAHVYADIQETFEGADRVAEAARRLADADRDGFAELYETLS; this is encoded by the coding sequence ATGAACGTCCTCGTCGTCGGTGCCGGGTCGATGGGGGAGTGGTTCGCCCGGACGATGCGGGACCACACCGACGCGACGCTCGCCTTCACGGACACCGACAGCGACGCCGCTCGACGGGCGGCCGAGGCGGTCGGTGGCCGGGCGGTCCCGACCGACACCGACGGCCCCTTCGACGTGATCTGTATCGCCGTGCCGATGCCGGTCGCCGAGGTCGCCATCGAGGAGTACGCCCCCCGTGCGACCGAGGCTATCGTCGACGTGACCGGGAGCATGGCCGCCCCGCTCTCGGCGATGGCAGCCGCCGCCCCGGAGACGCAGCGAGCGAGCCTCCACCCGCTGTTCGCGCCGGAGAACGCGCCGGGCAACGTCGCCGTCGTCACGGACGCGGGCGGCGACGCCGTCGACGTCGTGGTCGGCGCGCTCGCCGCGGCCGGCAACGACACGTTCGAGACGACCCCCGAGGAACACGACGAGGCGATGGAGACGGTGCAGGCGGGGGCACACGCCGCCGTCCTCGCCTACGCGCTCGCGGCCGCCGACGTCCCCGAGCGATTCCACACGCCCGTCTCGGCGGGCATGGCTGACCTCGTCGAGCAGGTCACCGGCGGCGACGCCCACGTCTACGCCGACATCCAGGAGACCTTCGAGGGGGCCGACCGCGTCGCCGAGGCCGCCCGTCGCCTCGCCGACGCCGACCGCGACGGTTTCGCCGAACTCTACGAGACCCTATCATGA